Proteins found in one Synechococcus sp. LA31 genomic segment:
- the bchL gene encoding ferredoxin:protochlorophyllide reductase (ATP-dependent) iron-sulfur ATP-binding protein, with amino-acid sequence MTTTLTRPDGEGSVQVHQEVGLQIEEGALVIAVYGKGGIGKSTTSSNLSAAFSKLGKRVLQIGCDPKHDSTFTLTKQMVPTVIDILETVDFHTEELRPEDFVFEGFNGVQCVESGGPPAGTGCGGYVTGQTVKLLKEHHLLEDTDVVIFDVLGDVVCGGFAAPLQHADYCLIVTANDFDSIFAMNRIIAAIQAKAKNYKVRLGGVVANRSKDTDQIDRFNERVGMKTMAHFPDLDAIRRSRLKKCTIFEMEATPEVEAVQNEYLRLAQSMLENVKPLEAESLKDREIFDLLGFD; translated from the coding sequence ATGACCACCACACTTACGCGGCCTGATGGGGAGGGCAGCGTTCAGGTGCATCAGGAGGTGGGTCTCCAGATCGAGGAGGGGGCCTTGGTGATCGCCGTTTATGGCAAGGGCGGCATTGGCAAAAGCACCACCAGCTCCAACCTTTCGGCTGCTTTTTCCAAGCTGGGCAAGCGTGTCCTACAGATCGGTTGCGATCCCAAGCACGACAGCACCTTCACGCTGACCAAGCAGATGGTGCCCACGGTGATCGACATCCTTGAAACCGTTGACTTTCATACCGAAGAGCTGCGCCCAGAAGATTTTGTTTTCGAGGGCTTCAACGGTGTGCAGTGCGTGGAATCGGGTGGTCCGCCGGCGGGCACCGGTTGCGGCGGCTATGTGACCGGCCAGACCGTGAAGCTGCTCAAGGAGCATCACCTGCTGGAAGACACCGATGTGGTGATCTTTGATGTGCTCGGTGATGTGGTGTGCGGTGGCTTTGCGGCGCCCCTTCAGCACGCTGACTACTGTTTGATCGTGACCGCCAATGATTTCGATTCGATCTTTGCGATGAACCGGATCATTGCGGCGATTCAGGCCAAGGCTAAGAACTACAAGGTGCGCCTCGGTGGCGTGGTGGCCAATCGCTCCAAAGACACCGATCAGATCGATCGCTTCAATGAGCGGGTCGGGATGAAGACCATGGCCCACTTCCCCGACCTTGATGCGATCCGTCGCTCACGCCTGAAGAAGTGCACGATCTTCGAGATGGAAGCCACACCGGAGGTAGAGGCGGTTCAGAACGAATATCTCCGCCTGGCTCAGTCAATGCTGGAGAACGTGAAACCCCTGGAGGCGGAATCCTTGAAAGATCGCGAGATCTTTGATCTCCTGGGATTCGACTAG
- a CDS encoding protochlorophyllide reductase, translated as MVASSSVSSSSSSPGAVLITGTTSGVGLNATKALVALGWTVVTANRDPVRAAAAADALGIPRDKLHHLRIDLGDLESVRVGVETLVSSLGFGLDALVINAAVYKPRLKEPERSPQGYEISMATNHLGHFLLIQLLLPELQASQHPSRRVVILGTVTANSKELGGKIPIPAPADLGDLSGFKAGFKEPIAMANSKPFKPGKAYKDSKLCNMITTQELHRRLHTSTGIVFSSLYPGCVADTPLFRNTPKAFQTIFPWFQKNITGGYVSQALAGERVAQVVADPAFAASGVHWSWGNRQTKEGKQFSQELSDQASNPETAQGVWEESMKLVGLA; from the coding sequence ATGGTGGCCAGCAGCAGCGTGTCCAGCTCCAGCAGCAGCCCAGGCGCTGTTTTGATCACCGGCACCACCTCAGGGGTGGGCCTCAATGCCACCAAAGCCCTGGTGGCACTTGGCTGGACGGTGGTCACCGCCAATCGCGATCCAGTGCGCGCCGCCGCCGCCGCCGATGCCCTGGGCATCCCCCGCGACAAGCTGCACCACCTTCGCATCGATCTGGGCGATCTCGAGAGCGTGCGGGTGGGGGTTGAAACCCTGGTGAGCTCCCTGGGCTTCGGCCTCGATGCCCTAGTGATCAACGCAGCGGTCTACAAGCCCCGCCTGAAGGAGCCCGAGCGCTCCCCCCAGGGCTATGAGATCTCGATGGCCACTAACCACCTCGGCCACTTCCTGCTGATCCAACTGCTCTTGCCTGAACTGCAGGCTTCCCAGCACCCCTCACGCCGCGTCGTCATCCTCGGCACGGTGACGGCCAACTCCAAGGAGCTGGGCGGCAAGATCCCCATCCCGGCTCCGGCCGATCTGGGCGACCTCAGCGGCTTCAAGGCCGGCTTCAAGGAGCCGATCGCCATGGCTAACAGCAAACCGTTCAAGCCCGGCAAGGCCTACAAAGACAGCAAGCTCTGCAACATGATCACCACCCAGGAGCTGCACCGCCGGCTGCACACCTCCACCGGCATCGTATTTAGCTCGCTTTATCCGGGCTGCGTGGCTGACACCCCACTGTTCCGCAACACCCCCAAGGCGTTCCAAACGATCTTTCCCTGGTTCCAGAAGAACATCACAGGCGGCTATGTGAGCCAGGCACTGGCAGGCGAGCGCGTGGCTCAGGTGGTTGCGGATCCTGCCTTCGCCGCCTCCGGCGTGCACTGGAGTTGGGGTAATCGCCAGACGAAGGAAGGCAAACAGTTCAGCCAGGAGCTCTCCGATCAAGCCAGCAATCCCGAAACCGCTCAGGGCGTGTGGGAGGAATCGATGAAGCTGGTGGGACTGGCGTAA